Proteins encoded by one window of Brevibacterium atlanticum:
- the sucB gene encoding 2-oxoglutarate dehydrogenase, E2 component, dihydrolipoamide succinyltransferase, which yields MSNSVQMPALGESVTEGTVTRWLKSVGDEVEVDEPLLEVSTDKVDTEIPSPYAGTLEKILADEDDVVEVGGDLAYIGDGSGESSSDDAPAEESAEAPAEDPAPAEEPAPAEESAPAEDSAAAPAEEPAAAAPSSAGSGEGTEVTMPALGESVTEGTVTRWLKEVGEEIEVDEPLLEVSTDKVDTEVPSPVAGTVQAHLAEEDETVEVGAPLARIGSGAPAEDAPAEAPQDEAPAAEAPKQEEAPAEAPKQEAPAQEAPKQESAPKPAQTESAQSASSAQAEEPVEAAAAPAQSGSAQSAADTVGENAAYVTPLVRRLAREKGVDLSQVSGTGVGGRIRKQDVESAAKNAPAAAPAAAGAPAGAPQAPFKVEIPEEAAKLRGTTEKASRIRQTIAKRMSESLDVSAQLTQVIEVDMSRVVKLRKANKDAFAAKHGSKLTYLPFFAKAIVEALQVHPKVNAQYDLESQQITYFDHEHLAVAVDTPRGLLVPVIKDAGDLSVAGLSKAIDDVADRTRNNKIMPDELSGGTFTVTNIGSVGALFDTPIINQPQMGILGTGAIVRRPIVVKTADGDESIAIRDMVYLPLTYNHQLVDGADAGRFLQTIKARLEEGNFEADLDL from the coding sequence ATGTCGAATTCCGTTCAGATGCCGGCTCTCGGAGAGTCGGTCACCGAGGGCACAGTCACCCGCTGGCTCAAATCCGTCGGCGACGAGGTCGAGGTCGACGAGCCGCTGCTCGAGGTCTCGACCGATAAGGTCGACACCGAGATCCCCAGCCCCTACGCGGGAACCCTGGAGAAGATCCTCGCCGACGAAGACGATGTCGTCGAGGTCGGCGGAGATCTCGCCTACATCGGTGACGGCAGCGGAGAGTCCTCGAGCGACGACGCCCCTGCCGAAGAGTCCGCCGAGGCTCCGGCGGAGGATCCAGCGCCGGCCGAGGAACCCGCACCCGCCGAGGAGTCCGCGCCGGCCGAGGATTCGGCGGCCGCACCCGCCGAAGAGCCTGCAGCGGCCGCACCGTCGTCAGCAGGGTCGGGCGAGGGCACCGAAGTCACGATGCCTGCGCTCGGCGAATCCGTCACCGAAGGCACCGTGACCCGCTGGCTCAAGGAAGTCGGTGAAGAGATCGAGGTCGACGAACCCCTCCTCGAGGTCTCGACCGACAAGGTCGACACCGAAGTTCCCTCGCCCGTCGCCGGAACCGTCCAGGCACACCTTGCCGAAGAGGACGAGACCGTCGAGGTCGGTGCCCCGCTGGCACGCATCGGCTCCGGCGCTCCCGCCGAGGACGCCCCCGCCGAAGCCCCGCAGGACGAAGCACCGGCTGCCGAAGCACCGAAGCAGGAGGAAGCTCCCGCCGAGGCACCGAAGCAGGAAGCGCCTGCTCAGGAAGCTCCGAAGCAGGAATCGGCTCCCAAGCCTGCTCAGACCGAGTCAGCGCAGTCGGCATCCTCCGCTCAGGCCGAGGAACCCGTCGAGGCTGCCGCCGCACCGGCACAGTCCGGATCGGCACAGTCCGCTGCGGACACGGTCGGCGAGAACGCCGCCTACGTCACCCCGCTCGTGCGCCGCCTGGCACGTGAGAAGGGTGTCGACCTCTCGCAGGTCTCCGGCACCGGCGTCGGCGGCCGCATCCGCAAGCAGGACGTCGAATCGGCTGCCAAGAACGCTCCGGCCGCGGCTCCCGCTGCCGCAGGTGCTCCTGCCGGAGCTCCGCAGGCACCGTTCAAGGTCGAGATCCCCGAGGAGGCTGCGAAGCTGCGCGGCACCACGGAGAAGGCCTCGCGGATCCGTCAGACCATCGCGAAGCGCATGAGCGAATCGCTCGACGTCTCGGCTCAGCTGACTCAGGTCATCGAGGTCGACATGTCCCGTGTCGTCAAGCTGCGCAAGGCCAACAAGGATGCGTTCGCGGCCAAGCACGGTTCGAAGCTGACCTATCTGCCCTTCTTCGCGAAGGCGATCGTCGAGGCTCTGCAGGTTCACCCGAAGGTCAACGCTCAGTATGACCTCGAGTCACAGCAGATCACCTACTTCGACCACGAGCACCTGGCCGTCGCGGTGGATACTCCGCGTGGTCTGCTGGTGCCGGTGATCAAGGATGCAGGTGACCTCAGCGTCGCCGGCCTGTCCAAGGCCATCGACGATGTCGCTGACCGGACCCGCAACAACAAGATCATGCCCGACGAGCTCTCGGGCGGCACGTTCACGGTGACCAACATCGGTTCCGTAGGTGCGCTGTTCGACACTCCGATCATCAACCAGCCGCAGATGGGCATCCTCGGCACGGGCGCCATCGTCCGCCGCCCGATCGTTGTCAAGACGGCGGACGGAGACGAGTCCATCGCCATCCGCGACATGGTGTATCTGCCGTTGACCTACAACCATCAGCTGGTCGACGGTGCCGATGCGGGACGCTTCCTGCAGACGATCAAGGCGCGTCTGGAAGAGGGTAACTTCGAGGCCGATCTCGACCTCTGA
- the lipA gene encoding lipoyl synthase codes for MTIAPEGRRMLRVEARNSETPIEDKPAWIKAKAHIGPEYSALKSLVRKQDLHTVCEEAGCPNIFECWEDREATFLIGGEQCTRRCDFCQIDTGKPAEFDADEPRRVAASVAEMGLRYSTITGVARDDLDDGGAWLYAETVRQIHELSYVDGRGTGVELLIPDFNAKPDQLAEVFSSRPEVLAHNVETVPRIFKRIRPAFRYERSLSVITQAREAGLVTKSNLILGMGETNDEIISALQDLHDAGCDLITITQYLRPSPRHHPVTRWVKPADFVMLRDAAEEMGFLGVMSGPLVRSSYRAGRLWATAMRQRGEAIPAHLAHLDKHTPAKQEAQAVVDTFGPGEEVDLSAEQ; via the coding sequence ATGACGATTGCCCCAGAAGGACGCCGGATGCTGCGGGTCGAAGCCCGCAACTCCGAGACCCCGATCGAAGACAAGCCTGCCTGGATCAAGGCGAAGGCGCATATCGGGCCCGAATACTCCGCCCTCAAGTCCCTCGTGCGCAAGCAGGATCTGCACACGGTCTGCGAAGAGGCCGGCTGCCCGAACATCTTCGAATGCTGGGAGGACCGGGAGGCGACGTTCCTCATCGGCGGCGAACAGTGCACGCGGCGCTGTGACTTCTGCCAGATCGACACCGGCAAACCAGCCGAATTTGACGCTGACGAGCCTCGGCGTGTGGCCGCCTCGGTGGCGGAGATGGGTCTGCGCTACTCCACGATCACCGGCGTCGCCCGCGACGATCTCGACGACGGCGGCGCCTGGCTCTACGCGGAGACCGTGCGGCAGATCCACGAACTGTCCTACGTCGACGGACGCGGGACCGGCGTCGAGCTGCTCATCCCCGACTTCAACGCGAAGCCGGACCAACTCGCCGAGGTCTTCTCCTCCCGACCGGAGGTGCTCGCGCACAATGTCGAGACCGTGCCACGCATCTTCAAGCGCATCCGCCCGGCCTTCCGCTACGAGCGTTCGCTGTCGGTGATCACACAGGCTCGGGAGGCCGGCCTGGTGACGAAGTCGAACCTCATCCTCGGTATGGGCGAGACGAACGACGAGATCATCTCGGCCCTGCAGGACCTGCACGACGCCGGTTGTGATCTCATCACGATCACCCAATATCTGCGGCCCTCGCCCCGTCACCATCCGGTGACGCGGTGGGTCAAGCCCGCGGACTTCGTCATGCTCCGCGATGCCGCGGAGGAGATGGGATTCCTCGGCGTCATGTCCGGCCCGCTGGTGCGTTCGTCCTACCGCGCGGGACGTCTGTGGGCCACCGCTATGCGGCAGCGTGGGGAGGCGATCCCCGCGCATCTGGCTCATCTCGACAAGCACACGCCCGCCAAACAGGAGGCCCAAGCCGTTGTGGATACCTTCGGCCCCGGCGAAGAGGTAGACTTGTCTGCTGAGCAATGA
- the lipB gene encoding lipoyl(octanoyl) transferase LipB, which produces MPLATETLGFAPVLADYRQTWEMQKRYHDEVLAGERESTILLLEHSPVYTAGKRTEDHERPNDGTEVIDVDRGGKITWHGPGQLVAYFIYRLNDPKEVRLFVSQLEDAMITLLAEYGIDATTVEGRAGVWLLGDGLRRDRKIGAIGIRIHEGVTMHGLALNCSNELGAYDNIIPCGIADADTTSISAELGKTVTPEDTAARLDEILHETITA; this is translated from the coding sequence ATGCCCCTGGCCACAGAAACGCTCGGGTTCGCTCCGGTCCTCGCGGACTATCGGCAGACCTGGGAGATGCAGAAGAGATATCACGACGAAGTGCTCGCAGGTGAACGGGAATCGACGATCCTGCTGCTCGAGCATTCCCCGGTCTACACGGCCGGAAAGCGCACCGAGGATCACGAGCGGCCCAACGACGGCACCGAAGTCATCGATGTGGACCGCGGCGGCAAGATCACCTGGCACGGACCCGGTCAGCTCGTCGCCTACTTCATATACAGACTCAACGACCCCAAAGAGGTCCGACTCTTCGTCTCTCAGCTCGAGGATGCGATGATCACCCTGCTCGCCGAATACGGTATCGATGCCACGACGGTCGAGGGCCGCGCTGGGGTCTGGCTCCTCGGGGACGGGCTCCGCCGCGACCGCAAGATCGGCGCCATCGGGATCCGCATCCACGAGGGGGTCACGATGCACGGCCTGGCACTCAACTGCAGCAACGAACTCGGCGCCTATGACAACATCATCCCCTGCGGCATCGCCGACGCCGACACCACTTCGATCAGTGCCGAACTCGGAAAGACGGTGACGCCGGAGGACACGGCCGCTCGTCTCGACGAGATCCTGCACGAGACCATCACCGCCTAG
- the glnA gene encoding type I glutamate--ammonia ligase → MFSSAEELVKYISDNDVKFVDVRFCDLPGVVQHFNLPAASYGEEEITEGLLFDGSSITGFQGIHESDMKLLADVTSAYIDPFREAKTLVVSHSIVDPFTDEPYSRDPRQVAAKAEAYLESTGIADTVFFGAEAEFYLFDSVRFDNTPGSSFYAVESEEAAWNTGEDEPGGNQGYKTPFKGGYFPVSPQDHFADIRDQMSLTLEEIGFEMERAHHEVGTAGQQEINYKFKTLQHAGDQLLDFKYVIKNTAFEAGKSATFMPKPLFNDNGSGMHCHQSLWKNGEPLFYDENGYGGLSDLARWYIGGLIEHAGAVLAFTNPTINSYRRLVPGYEAPVNLVYSARNRSAAIRIPVTGSSPKAKRLEFRVPDPSSNPYLAFSAQLMAGLDGIRNRIEPPEPIDKDLYELPPEEAKDIKLVPGSLDEALNELEKDHDFLTAGDVFTPDLIETWIRIKRENEIDVARLRPTPTEFELYYAL, encoded by the coding sequence GTGTTCTCGTCTGCTGAAGAACTCGTCAAGTACATCTCGGACAACGACGTGAAGTTCGTCGATGTCCGTTTCTGCGATCTGCCCGGTGTGGTCCAGCACTTCAACCTCCCTGCCGCCTCATACGGTGAAGAGGAGATCACCGAAGGTCTGCTCTTCGACGGTTCCTCGATCACCGGTTTCCAGGGCATCCACGAATCCGACATGAAGCTGCTGGCCGATGTCACCTCTGCCTACATCGACCCCTTCCGCGAGGCGAAGACCCTCGTCGTCTCGCACTCGATCGTCGACCCGTTCACCGACGAACCGTACTCCCGCGACCCCCGCCAGGTCGCTGCGAAGGCCGAGGCTTACCTCGAGTCCACCGGCATCGCCGACACCGTGTTCTTCGGCGCGGAAGCCGAGTTCTACCTCTTCGATTCGGTCCGCTTCGACAACACTCCCGGCAGCAGCTTCTACGCGGTCGAATCAGAAGAGGCAGCGTGGAACACCGGCGAGGACGAGCCCGGCGGCAACCAGGGCTACAAGACTCCTTTCAAGGGCGGATACTTCCCTGTCTCCCCGCAGGATCACTTCGCCGACATCCGCGACCAGATGTCGCTGACGCTCGAAGAGATCGGCTTCGAGATGGAGCGCGCCCACCATGAGGTCGGCACCGCGGGGCAGCAGGAGATCAACTACAAGTTCAAGACACTCCAGCACGCCGGCGATCAGCTGCTCGACTTCAAATACGTCATCAAGAACACCGCTTTCGAAGCCGGCAAGTCCGCGACGTTCATGCCGAAGCCCCTCTTCAACGACAACGGCTCGGGCATGCACTGCCACCAGTCGCTGTGGAAGAACGGCGAGCCGCTGTTCTATGACGAGAACGGCTACGGCGGTCTCTCCGACCTCGCCCGCTGGTACATCGGCGGACTCATCGAACACGCCGGTGCCGTGCTGGCGTTCACGAACCCGACGATCAACTCCTACCGCCGCCTGGTCCCCGGCTACGAGGCACCCGTCAACCTCGTCTACTCGGCCCGTAACCGTTCGGCTGCGATCCGCATTCCGGTGACCGGGTCGTCGCCCAAGGCCAAGCGCCTCGAGTTCCGCGTGCCCGATCCGTCGTCGAACCCGTACCTCGCGTTCTCCGCACAGCTCATGGCAGGTCTTGATGGCATCCGCAACCGGATCGAACCGCCGGAGCCGATCGACAAGGACCTCTACGAGCTCCCGCCCGAGGAGGCCAAGGACATCAAACTCGTCCCCGGCAGCCTCGACGAGGCGCTCAACGAGCTCGAGAAGGACCACGACTTCCTCACCGCCGGTGACGTCTTCACCCCGGACCTCATTGAGACCTGGATCCGGATCAAGCGTGAGAACGAGATCGACGTTGCACGTCTGCGTCCGACACCGACGGAGTTCGAACTCTACTACGCACTCTGA
- a CDS encoding DUF4191 domain-containing protein encodes MSEEPRKGLFRRKPKDPNKKPGRLAQMRQVYELSAKHNKATPWLLAAAVLGLTLIGLMVGLLIGGTTAIFTTILGFMLGLLLGMFMLGRFAETAAFAQMDGQPGAFGAVLNTARRGYLMDDKPIAIDPKSRDLVFRSTGRAGVVLLSEGPKGRSAKLLSKEKKRHERILPNVPIHTFQGGKEEGQLTMKQVVPTVQKLPRKLNRAEVLAVRNRLAALGTQGTRPPIPKGIDPNKARPNHKAMRGR; translated from the coding sequence ATGAGCGAAGAACCGCGTAAGGGACTTTTCCGACGCAAGCCCAAGGATCCGAACAAGAAGCCCGGGCGTCTGGCGCAGATGCGTCAGGTCTACGAGCTGTCCGCCAAACACAACAAGGCGACGCCGTGGCTGTTGGCCGCAGCGGTGCTCGGACTCACGCTCATCGGTCTCATGGTCGGTCTGCTCATCGGCGGAACCACCGCGATCTTCACGACGATCCTCGGCTTCATGCTCGGGCTCCTGCTGGGCATGTTCATGCTCGGCCGCTTCGCCGAGACCGCCGCCTTCGCGCAGATGGACGGTCAGCCAGGTGCCTTCGGTGCCGTGCTCAACACCGCACGCCGCGGTTACCTCATGGATGACAAGCCGATCGCCATCGATCCGAAGAGTCGGGACCTCGTGTTCCGCTCGACCGGACGCGCCGGTGTCGTCCTGCTCAGCGAAGGTCCGAAGGGACGCAGCGCAAAGCTGCTGTCCAAGGAGAAGAAGCGCCACGAGCGCATCCTCCCCAACGTCCCCATCCACACCTTCCAGGGCGGAAAGGAAGAGGGCCAGCTGACGATGAAGCAGGTCGTTCCGACCGTGCAGAAGCTGCCGCGCAAGCTCAACCGCGCCGAGGTCCTCGCCGTCCGCAACCGTCTGGCGGCGCTGGGAACTCAGGGCACCCGCCCGCCGATCCCGAAGGGCATCGACCCGAACAAGGCCCGCCCGAACCACAAGGCCATGCGAGGCCGCTGA
- a CDS encoding RDD family protein: MINRDDLGSWLDGPRFEREADDWPGKRLGLPISGSHSLAPAWKRILALLVDWLMCLGIANLIDGSNPFLAPGIFALENFLLVGTLGYSVGHRIFGIEVRRLNGHVPGMLKSLIRALLVVLVIPALIFDRDNRGLHDLAAGTVILRR; the protein is encoded by the coding sequence GTGATCAATCGAGATGATTTGGGTTCGTGGCTCGATGGACCCCGCTTCGAAAGAGAGGCCGACGACTGGCCGGGCAAGAGGCTCGGCCTGCCGATCTCCGGTTCCCATTCCCTCGCCCCGGCGTGGAAGCGCATTCTTGCCCTCCTCGTCGATTGGCTGATGTGTCTGGGCATCGCGAATCTCATCGACGGCTCGAATCCGTTCCTGGCGCCGGGGATCTTCGCCCTGGAGAACTTCCTGTTGGTGGGCACCCTGGGCTATTCGGTGGGCCACCGCATCTTCGGCATCGAGGTCCGTCGACTCAACGGGCACGTTCCGGGAATGCTCAAGTCGCTCATCCGCGCCCTGCTCGTCGTTCTCGTCATCCCCGCGCTCATCTTCGACCGCGACAACCGCGGCCTCCACGACCTCGCGGCAGGCACCGTCATCCTCCGCCGCTGA
- the lpdA gene encoding dihydrolipoyl dehydrogenase, whose amino-acid sequence MSDSLTYDLVVLGGGTGGYAAALRAAELDMKVALIERDKVGGTCLHRGCVPTKALLHAAEVADSAKSSETFGVEAEFKGIDIKKVLEYKDGVITRNYKGLQGLVKARGIDTYFGTGKLTGKDTVEVTGEDGNHTVQGTNVLLSTGSTSKTIGLEITDRVITSTEALQLDKVPKSAIVLGGGVIGVEFASVWNSFGADVTIVEGLKHLVANEDETISKNLERAFKKRKIGFKLGVMFKGVEETADGVKVTLEDGSTLEAEYLLVAVGRGPVTEGFGFEEQGIPMERGFVLADERLHTGVGNIYACGDIVPGLQLAHRAFGQGIFIAEEIAGLNPVPVLESGIPRVTYCEPEIFSVGLSSAQAEEKYGKDQVESLEYNLGGNGKSVILNTSGLIKVIREKDGPVVGVHGIGARLSEQAGEAQLIVNWEAFPEEVAQLIHAHPTQNEALGEAHLALAGKPLHFHS is encoded by the coding sequence GTGAGTGACTCATTGACCTACGACCTTGTCGTTCTGGGAGGCGGAACCGGTGGCTATGCCGCTGCGCTGCGCGCCGCAGAGCTGGACATGAAGGTCGCTTTGATCGAACGCGACAAGGTTGGCGGCACCTGCCTGCACCGTGGTTGCGTTCCCACGAAGGCGCTTCTGCATGCCGCTGAGGTTGCCGACTCCGCCAAGAGCTCAGAGACCTTCGGCGTCGAAGCCGAGTTCAAGGGCATCGACATCAAGAAGGTGCTCGAGTACAAGGACGGGGTCATCACCCGCAACTACAAGGGTCTGCAGGGTCTGGTCAAGGCTCGCGGAATCGACACCTACTTCGGCACCGGAAAGCTGACCGGCAAAGACACCGTCGAGGTCACCGGTGAGGACGGCAACCACACCGTCCAGGGCACCAACGTGCTCCTGTCGACCGGTTCGACCTCGAAGACCATCGGCCTCGAGATCACCGACCGCGTGATCACCAGCACTGAGGCCCTCCAGCTGGACAAGGTGCCGAAGTCGGCGATCGTCCTCGGCGGCGGCGTCATCGGCGTCGAGTTCGCCAGTGTCTGGAACTCCTTCGGCGCCGACGTCACCATCGTCGAAGGCCTCAAGCATCTCGTGGCCAACGAGGACGAGACGATCTCGAAGAACCTCGAGCGCGCCTTCAAGAAGCGCAAGATCGGCTTCAAGCTCGGCGTCATGTTCAAGGGCGTCGAAGAGACCGCCGACGGAGTCAAGGTCACCCTCGAAGACGGCTCGACCCTCGAAGCCGAGTACCTCCTCGTGGCAGTCGGCCGCGGCCCCGTCACCGAAGGCTTCGGATTCGAAGAGCAGGGCATCCCGATGGAACGCGGATTCGTCCTCGCCGACGAACGCCTCCACACAGGCGTCGGCAACATCTACGCCTGCGGTGACATCGTCCCCGGACTGCAGCTGGCCCACCGCGCCTTCGGGCAGGGCATCTTCATCGCCGAGGAGATCGCCGGACTCAACCCGGTGCCCGTCCTCGAATCGGGCATCCCCCGAGTCACCTACTGCGAGCCTGAGATCTTCTCCGTCGGACTCTCCTCTGCTCAGGCCGAAGAGAAGTACGGCAAGGATCAGGTCGAGTCGCTCGAGTACAACCTCGGCGGCAACGGCAAGTCGGTGATCCTCAACACCTCCGGGCTGATCAAGGTCATCCGCGAGAAGGACGGCCCGGTCGTCGGCGTCCACGGCATCGGCGCCCGACTGAGCGAACAGGCCGGTGAGGCGCAGCTCATCGTCAACTGGGAAGCATTCCCCGAGGAGGTGGCACAGCTCATCCACGCCCACCCCACGCAGAACGAAGCCCTCGGCGAGGCCCACCTGGCTCTGGCCGGCAAACCCCTGCACTTCCACTCATAA
- a CDS encoding leucyl aminopeptidase, producing MAGASTPSSYSTISPVKATASVLVIGVADSSVLGLDGAKAVRTGLDDTVRAIGFTGSAGATARIPAPKGVSAGSVLLVGLGEFDPAGEDAAAAHEALRRAAGAALRTLDGAESIAVALPAASPDDVEAVAVGAGLGAYRFLDYRSEGKVPGVVSVIGPKGKSFSAAHDSGVIIAAATNRARDLVNTPPLDLYPESYAEIVKSQAKDRRLKVTVLGEKELAAGGYGGIIGVGQGSTRGPRLVKVEYAPKGAKRHLSFVGKGITFDSGGISLKPAKSMEDMKSDMAGSAAVLQALFGISDLSLPVRVTAWLPLAENMPGSSAQRPSDVLTMRSGKRVEVTNTDAEGRLVLADALTDADADKPDLLIDVATLTGAQIVALGERTSGVMGTAAAREDVIAAAATVGENMWAMPIPEEMLSGFDSTAADLTNSGPRPGGMLAAAAFLREFVGKDTKWAHIDIAGPSFNGSAPFGYTPKAATGAAVRTLIQIAKTVD from the coding sequence ATGGCTGGTGCATCCACCCCAAGCAGCTACTCAACGATCTCACCGGTGAAGGCCACCGCCTCGGTGCTGGTGATCGGGGTTGCGGATTCGTCCGTGCTCGGACTCGACGGCGCGAAGGCGGTGCGGACCGGCCTTGACGACACGGTGAGGGCTATCGGCTTCACCGGCTCGGCAGGAGCGACCGCCCGCATTCCCGCTCCCAAGGGCGTCTCCGCCGGATCGGTTCTGCTTGTCGGCCTGGGTGAGTTCGACCCCGCCGGCGAGGACGCTGCAGCCGCCCATGAAGCTCTGCGGCGCGCCGCCGGTGCCGCTCTGCGCACCCTCGACGGAGCCGAATCGATCGCCGTCGCCCTTCCGGCCGCCTCTCCCGACGACGTCGAGGCGGTGGCTGTGGGCGCGGGCCTCGGCGCTTACCGGTTCCTCGATTACCGCAGCGAGGGCAAGGTCCCCGGAGTGGTCTCCGTCATCGGGCCCAAGGGCAAGTCGTTCTCTGCCGCTCATGATTCCGGGGTCATCATCGCCGCGGCGACCAACCGTGCCCGCGACCTCGTCAACACTCCCCCGCTCGACCTCTACCCCGAGTCCTATGCCGAGATCGTCAAGTCGCAGGCCAAGGACCGCAGGCTCAAGGTCACTGTGCTCGGTGAGAAGGAGCTCGCGGCCGGCGGCTACGGGGGAATCATCGGCGTCGGGCAGGGCTCGACCCGCGGACCCCGCCTGGTCAAGGTCGAATACGCTCCGAAGGGAGCCAAGCGTCACCTCAGCTTCGTCGGCAAGGGCATCACCTTCGACTCGGGCGGCATCTCGCTCAAGCCTGCCAAGAGCATGGAGGACATGAAGTCCGATATGGCCGGCTCCGCCGCCGTGCTCCAGGCGCTGTTCGGAATCTCCGACCTCAGCCTGCCCGTCAGGGTCACCGCGTGGCTGCCGTTGGCCGAGAACATGCCCGGCTCCTCGGCGCAGCGACCCAGCGACGTGCTGACGATGCGCAGCGGCAAGCGCGTCGAAGTCACCAACACCGATGCCGAAGGCCGCCTCGTCCTCGCCGATGCCCTCACCGACGCCGATGCGGACAAGCCCGACCTCCTCATCGACGTGGCCACACTGACCGGTGCCCAGATCGTCGCGCTCGGCGAACGCACGTCCGGAGTGATGGGCACCGCGGCCGCCCGGGAGGACGTCATCGCCGCCGCCGCGACGGTCGGAGAGAACATGTGGGCGATGCCGATCCCGGAGGAGATGCTCTCGGGCTTCGACTCCACGGCTGCCGATCTCACGAACTCCGGTCCCCGTCCCGGCGGCATGCTCGCCGCCGCGGCCTTCCTCCGCGAGTTCGTCGGCAAAGACACGAAGTGGGCACACATCGACATCGCGGGACCGAGCTTCAACGGCTCCGCTCCCTTCGGCTACACCCCGAAGGCGGCCACCGGCGCGGCGGTCCGGACCCTCATCCAGATCGCGAAGACGGTCGACTGA
- a CDS encoding mycothione reductase: MTHYDLLLIGTGSGNMFLDERFAGLKTAVAEEWHFGGTCLNVGCIPTKMFVYPATVAEQAAQAERYNLSTTHPQVDWSALQERIFSRIDSIEAGGREYRSGDRQPNITVVPEHVHFTGEKTVVTASGEQITADRIVIAAGAHPFIPPIDGLDPSRVDTEGFPVVTSNTVMRRPAPPRRLIIIGSGIIAMEFAHVFASFGTEVTVLARGPRLLGNLDEEAADEFTRLFAESHTVLTGAQAKRFDLADGEVTLTIEPSGRVAEADLPDTLTADAVLVATGRVPNTAELAVSAAELDVVADERLAVDEYQRVLSGGAPVPGVFALGDISSPHQLKHVANHEAKVVGRNLAADVAAGTPGSAPDDELVAVNHHAVPGAVFSSPQVAYLGMSEQNARDAGHDVTVKVQKYSDVAYGWAMADDPGIVKIIADRDSRLVLGAQIVGHEASMIIQPLIQAMAFGQPADEVATGQYWIHPALPEVIENALLGLDFSD, encoded by the coding sequence TTGACGCATTATGACCTGCTGCTCATCGGCACCGGATCGGGAAATATGTTCCTCGACGAGCGATTCGCGGGCCTGAAGACGGCCGTCGCCGAGGAATGGCACTTCGGCGGCACCTGCCTCAACGTCGGCTGCATCCCGACGAAGATGTTCGTCTACCCCGCGACCGTGGCCGAACAGGCCGCACAGGCCGAACGCTACAACCTCTCGACCACGCACCCGCAGGTCGACTGGTCAGCCCTGCAGGAACGCATCTTCTCACGCATCGACTCCATCGAAGCAGGAGGAAGGGAGTATCGCAGCGGTGACCGACAGCCGAACATCACCGTCGTGCCCGAACACGTCCACTTCACCGGCGAGAAGACCGTCGTCACTGCCTCGGGTGAGCAGATCACTGCCGATCGCATCGTCATCGCCGCCGGTGCCCATCCGTTCATCCCACCGATCGACGGCCTCGACCCCTCCCGTGTCGACACCGAGGGCTTCCCTGTCGTCACCTCGAACACCGTCATGCGGCGCCCCGCACCTCCGCGCCGACTGATCATCATCGGCTCGGGAATCATCGCGATGGAGTTCGCCCACGTGTTCGCCTCGTTCGGCACCGAGGTCACCGTCCTTGCGCGCGGCCCACGACTGCTCGGCAACCTCGACGAGGAGGCCGCGGACGAGTTCACCCGCCTCTTCGCCGAATCCCACACCGTCCTCACCGGGGCGCAGGCGAAGCGGTTCGACCTCGCCGACGGCGAGGTCACGCTCACCATCGAGCCCAGCGGGCGCGTCGCCGAGGCGGACCTGCCCGACACGCTCACCGCCGACGCTGTGCTCGTGGCCACCGGGCGTGTGCCCAACACTGCGGAACTCGCGGTCTCCGCCGCCGAGCTCGATGTCGTGGCCGATGAGCGGCTGGCCGTCGACGAGTACCAGCGTGTGCTCTCCGGCGGGGCGCCTGTACCCGGTGTCTTCGCCCTCGGCGACATCTCGTCGCCACACCAGCTCAAGCACGTGGCCAACCATGAGGCGAAGGTCGTCGGGCGCAACCTCGCCGCCGACGTCGCTGCCGGCACTCCCGGATCCGCACCCGACGACGAACTCGTCGCCGTCAACCATCATGCGGTGCCCGGCGCGGTGTTCTCCTCACCGCAGGTCGCCTACCTCGGCATGAGCGAGCAGAATGCCAGGGACGCCGGACACGATGTCACCGTCAAGGTGCAGAAGTACTCGGACGTCGCGTACGGCTGGGCGATGGCCGACGACCCCGGCATCGTCAAGATCATCGCCGACCGCGACAGCCGGCTCGTCCTCGGTGCGCAGATCGTCGGGCACGAGGCCTCGATGATCATCCAACCGCTCATCCAGGCCATGGCCTTCGGTCAGCCGGCCGACGAGGTCGCCACCGGGCAGTACTGGATCCATCCGGCTCTGCCCGAAGTCATCGAGAACGCACTGTTGGGCCTGGATTTCTCCGACTGA